Genomic segment of Magnolia sinica isolate HGM2019 unplaced genomic scaffold, MsV1 ctg118, whole genome shotgun sequence:
AAGGAGAATATTACATAGGATAGATGCCATTCACATATGAAAACTATCTTAATATGCTTTAACCCAAAAATCACTAGCTACTTATTGAGAAGTCATGAATTACAAATAAAATCAATGTCAAACAGACTGCTGATCAGAAACTATCCTTAAGAGAAAAAGCAAACTGCCTAAAACAATGGAAGATCTACCATACCTCAATTCCAACATTATGCAAGGCTTTCACCATTTGTCAGAACTAGCATAGCGGCTCATTGGAGGAAAGAAATTTATGGTAGAATAACCCCATGAATTGATCTTAGAGATTATATTGTTCCAGAAAAATCAGAAACAACAACAAATTTCTCAAATAAGCAAGAGGCACTTTAGATTGTTTTCAGGTTTCCCTCAATCAAAAGTTCCTGAGTTTTTCACTAATGTGCCAAGACTGCTCAAagggagagggaaaaaaaaaaggaagaagaagaagaaaattcaaCAAAACCAGTATACTTATTTAAGGCAACATCAGGCCATGTGATTTTGAGCCAACAACCATACAATGGTGTGTGCTAACTAGTGAATGAGTTGGATTCATGAATGAATGGCATTTCTAAATTAGCATGCTTGTGAATTTTGGTGATTAGAATTTCTCCAAGGCTATCTTCCTACAATGGGCCCACATACAAGTCTCCTATTCATATTCTCCATTTAATAGAAGAGAGTGAGTTTCCTGCAACCCTTGTAACAGGGCTCCTTTGCATTGCCCCGAGGGTGTGCATAATGAGaattgattaatgataaacagttctctatatttttctttatgaatgggttaatattattagggggaaaaaaaagaagccaatttGACACAAGGCCCCATCTTTGGCCAATTTGTTCATCCATTCATTAGCAGACCATTATGTGGTTGACAACAGCAGTCAGTGATTCAAATAATCCTTTTGCTTCTTCTTAGATGGGTGACAACGTCCAGTGATTCAGTAAGTCTTTTGCTTCTTCTAAGATGTTATTGAGAAATGCTTATGGCAACAAAAGAAAATTGTTTTGTAAACATACATGAAAGAAAAAATTTCCTGCAAGGAATTGTTTTCACAGTCAGAATTGTCTAATCACCACTCttcattttcttgaaaattttctcaaCAGGTCCTACTGACTCTACAGTTGGCACATTTGTACATCTATTTCAACTTTTTAAAATAGTGGTTCACATTATAGATGAGTCATATCTcataaccaaaaagaaaaaaaaagaaaaaaaaaatgaatgaatgaaaagaaaattaaaggatGACTATGACCACCAATTGGTGGCCAACATATGAACAGTTAAATGAGAAGTACTCAATTGCTTATTAAGTTAGGAAATGACCCCCTGGGCATTTAAGAAGCCTGCGATTATTGGGGAAATTGCTTATTAAGCAACAAATTAAGTATTAACTCAAACATATTTAGTGCTTAATAAGTGATTTTTAAGGATCACAAGTGCTCATTTCTTCAATgacaaacgggccctaaatattTGAAATAAGTGCAAACCTGATTTCCGCGGACTCCTTTGTTCAGGTTGTGAAAGTTACGTTCTAAAATCCACTTGTAATACCTGGAAGGATGCAACCATAAACAGACACATTCCAAGGTAGCAAACATACTAAGTGCTATAAGTAGTCCCTTACAAGCTAAGGGCAGTGTGCTTACTGTTTCTGAAGGGGAGATATTTCAACCCAGAGGATGTGCTCAATTTTTAGAGGCAAAGACTTCTCCACATCCTTGATAACTCTTCGAAGAATGTGAGGCCTCAATTCCTTGTGAAGATTAGCAAGCTAAAGAAAAACCCAGTAAACTTCAACTACATATGGATACAGAATATACCACATGGAATTGAGAGTGCAAGGTAAGTGATAAAACCTCAATGTCATTAAAGGAGCTTAGATTCTTGTATTTTTCAACAAAATCACCTTTATTCTTGAATTTCTTTGGATCAAGGAAATGTAATAGAGCCTTATTACATGGCAACAACAAAGAGGTCAGCTGACACAAATATTATTGTACACATTCAAGAAATCAAACAAGCACCAAGAAATGCACTAAACAGAAACATGACATATAATCTTTCCTTAAATAGCACTGGAAAAGTACTGCTCCAAATATAAGCAAGAAATGTAGAAAACAAAATGACTTGCAATTTAAGCAATCACATGGGAATACAAAATATGGACAagtctgaaaaaaaataaataaataaataaaccggATCCAATAgaaaaccagaaaaaaaaaaaaaaaaaaaagccttaatAATAACAGAGCTTGAATCAATGATTGAACATAGATCCAAATGAGCAATGAATCATGCATGATAAATAGAAGTCGAGGACTTTGCAATAGCTTCATACCATACAGATGGTTAACTGGTTAACTGCTAAGTTCTATAGTCACtataaattgagaaaaaaaaaaagcactagaAAAACCCAAACAAAATAGTGGCTCATCATCTCCTTCACCTTGTTTGCGAAGGTATCAGCTGTGAGGGCTCTAATAATAAAAACACTGAAAAAGCCCTAATAATAAGTCCCAAAACAGAAAAACCCTAATCGAAAGCCTGACCTAAATGCCGATCCATCAGAAAACTTAAAACAAAAATCCATAATCAAAACcctaataataatatataaaaaaatccctACCAATCAGAACTGATTGTGGACGATTGCAggtgggatgtgtttggttgttgatgatgagggacgGGCGGCCTCTTATGATGGTAGCAGCTTTCAATGGAAGTTGGGCGGCCATGAACTGACACATCAAAAACACCTCAAAGACCCTAAACCTGCCGCAATCAAGCCCTAAACCCCCAAAACCCAGCAAAATCGAGCAAAAAACTGATGAAGCCACAGCCGAGATATAACAGAAGATGAGGAAATCCCGACCTCGGACCTCATTCTTGAGGCGGTTGAGCTCGACCCTGATGGGGTCGGAGCCATGGAGGAGGTTGATAAGATCATCAACGTGCACGTGCGATTGAGGAACCCTTCCTACGGCCCTTAAAGGAATCAGACGGCAGCAGAATCAACGGCCAGGATGCGTCACATGAGGAGGACGAGGTGAAGATGAGATGGTGAGGAGATGGAGTCGTGGCGTCTGCATTGCTGGTGCTTGAATCCACCATCGGAGATCTGATCTGGTTTCTGTACGTTCatgaaaaatcaaaaccctagaaatcaagagagagagagagagagagagagagtcgggtgCTAGGAACGAAACGAGGGAgtagggttatatatatatatatatatatatatatatatatatatatatatatatatatatatatatatatatatatatatatatatatacagtgaAATGCGTGGGCACCGTTTTACATAGCGCCGGTGAAAGATGCACCCAGAGTGCCGAGTAAGCACgtttttgttgtagtgtaataaaactaaaataaaaggcCTCATGTGTGTCTGTGCATGTGAGTTTTGATCCAATACAATCAACATTGATGTAAGTTATGGTTGAGTCGACCTCTATGGCCCCACTATCATGATGTGTTGTAGAAATCTAATTTATCATTAGAAGTGTCTCAAGCATAAATATTAACCGTATTGTGACTTATCCTGTCAACTGTTTGGGACCCTTTGATAAAGGGGCAGACATATTATCATGAAATTCCACAACTTAGGTGTACCCTACCACAATTTAAGTGGTTTTAGACATGATTTGACACTGTTTCAGGGGGCATGGATCGTTTAAGTTTAGATATGATTAATTTTGAGAAATCTcggttcttttttttctttttttttccatgtctGCCATGCCTAGCTcaaatgtttgacatacatcatggtgagcctcactgtgatgtgtatgcgaAATCTACTTGGACCATCAGATGTGTCAATTCATATTTCAGTCAGATTGGTTGACGGAAGAAGCTTATTTCCTTGCACATTCTCCAGTGCTTGGTTCATGGGTTAATCTATTCttctttcttcatcttccatTGCATTATATGAAGTTGAAGAATAATAGCCTTAAAATGCTAATTTGTTTGTTTGAATTGGCTCAGTTGTATGTGTGGTGTTATGATTTTTGGTAATAAAAAATTATTGTTGCCTCTATGAATTATTTAATATTCATGATAATTGCCTAATAGCCATCATATCCAAGAAATGAGTGGATTCGTTGTAGTCTTTAGTGTGATAGTTTCATGAATTACCATAATATTGATGTTCCTGTTTCATTGAATTGGTCTCTTGTAGGAGAGACATTGAAATCCCCATTGCTCTAGCTTCTTTGTTTCTATAAATACtaactttgaatttttttttgttcttaagtGAAGGGCTTCGAAGAAGTTCCTACCTAAATAGTCTCAATTGCCATTGTGTTGCCAGAGTTCTTAGCCAACCTGCATCATGGTTCTGCCTACTACAATGAATGCTACTCAAGGTGAGAACCACctttttcatgtcttgcatcatcatcatcatcaactaagccttatcccaactaattggggtaggCTACATTAATCCTCTTCCGTCGTTCTATCAACGACATGAATCCTTTTTCATGCCCTGGATGTTTTCAAAAAGTGACATGACTAGAAAGACATCGATCCTTTTTCATGCCCTGGATGTTTTCAAAAGGTGACATGATGGGAAAGACATCGATGTGGAAGCTCACATACAGTGTCTATATGAATatatctcattaaaaaaaaaaatgtatccaACAAATGTACTTAGTTCTTGAGTTCTTGTACTCTTCCTAAAACTTAGCAACTGTATTGAAATTTCTTCCGGTtatgaattttgatttttaaacTCAACTGTTTTATTTCTTTTAGTTTGATTACCTCAACTGTACAGTGCCATTGTCAAAGACAAAACAGTAGGCAtcgcacactacaagaaaagggggctttagcctctgTTCTAAActatggctaaaaaggttaaaaactgaagctaaaccctttagcctcaattttgcctcagttatccaaaccgaggttgaaacccccgtggctaaaggctttagcttcagttttaacaaccgaggctaaaatgatttttatagctagcctcggttcttcaagtgaagctaaaagaacctttttagcttcagttttctcaaaCTGAggctaaataaaaaatttagcctccattgtttccaactgaaactaaatccaaatttagcctcagttgcctccaaccGAAACTAAAActacttttaacctcagttctcaacaaccgaggctaaagcctttagctacgggagttgtagtctcggtttatgtaactgaggcaaaactgagactaaagatggatttggcctcttttggcatcaaccgaggctaaataATTCGATTTTTTACCTGATTTCTCTACCAAccaaagctaacaatatcataatcaacaaatgattgagcctgtgcatatttcacccatttaacattcatcaagacaacaatcaacacaatatcaacaaaacaattaatggtctatttaaagttttcaaaacaaaatacaaatgcacatgaactgccacatagccttccacatgaactATTTCAGTAAGGTCCCCTTCTGGACCGATcaaatgtcttcctttcctagccacaTCTCCTGGCAGATGTCTATAACACCAACCTCACTGGCCATGATCATGCGTCTACTATGTGTGATGTAAAAGCATCCGGAGCGCAATCCATTCTGGTCCAATGTCGCTCCAAGATAGCGGCCATCAGTAACTGCATTTATACAATAAATATAAGTTCAAAATACTCATGTCACATGCAAAATCATTAAAGCATGAAGCAATTCCAGCACAAACTTTACATGATATAAGTGCAGGTCCATCTCATGGCtccataagagctgaaaaatATCCGTACAAGGCCTTTCTATCAtgatccatgtttttaacatttTGCCACACCTCAAGTATCATCATCATGATAGCTTCAGGCAGACTTCTGCCAGCACGAACTTGAAGCTCCAAGACGCCATCAAATGCTTCTAAAACAATCACAGATCCAATTCAGAAAACTCCAAGCTTGAAATATGCAATTAAACATGAGTGCATTCATATTTAAATCTGTGTGCACATAGACACAATCACAAGCATGCACATGTATTTGTGCACGCACATAGAAGCAGAGTGACAAAACTTGGCCTATGCCAACCAAGACACATCTATAAAAAAATGCTTGGTAAGCATAAGGTCACCTGAATTAGAAGAGTTGGCATCAATGATGGGTAGAAGCTTCTTCATCTCATTCTTTGACAAGCCTAGTTCTTTGCATTTTAGAAGACCATCACCTGGAAAGAGTTTGTTGAAAATCGAGAATGGACCTGTAAGGATATCAAATAACCACGGCATCAAGTCCAAGTTCCATTATATTTCCCTTCCCGAAAATGAAAAATTGTCTGAGAAATTAAAAACAAGTTTGGACGGGTAAAAAGAAAAACACTGCAGAGTCATGATCCATTCGTAAGATGGCTGAAACCACTTTGATTAATAAAGTAACATATATTTTCaaacatgcaaacatcaatggagTGGTATGGTAAGTCATTCTAAAAAAACCAATCGAACTTCAAATTAGTTAAACCATTCGAAGTTCAAATTAGTTAAGTCTGTGCGCACGGATGCactattgaactgaattgcaacaATAAAGGCAAgggcgctttttttttttttaaagctaaaaATTCTGACCGAACATAACTTTTAAAGGGCGATCTCAAAATCCGGAATACATCCAAAATGCactgataaaataaaaaatcaaaaatcaaaacatatatcTCAAAAAAGTACCTCTTAAGACTAAAGTTTACTAAGTCTAATCTCCTTCTTCGATGACCTTGGTTCCCAATCCCTTGAGCCCTTCAGGTGGGACCTCTGCTACAGTGACCAATGAATAAAGCTCCTCCTTAGCATCTTCCTCTTCATTCCTCTTGTGATCGACGCGCACGCGAACACTTCTAGGCACACCCTAGATACCCTGCTCCATATGTGCTTGTTTAGCTTCACGTCGACCCTAACATCGGTTATCCCCATTGCCTTTTGTGCAAATTTCCATATCTCTTTTATGGCTTTGGGAGCCATCTTCTTGAAGGTGCATCGCCTGTGGAGATTGATAGTGTATTCTCTTGTCATTACCTCCTCCTTTCTCCTTTTGGTCATCTTCTCCACCATCTTAGCAGCTCTTCCCTCTCCCGCTCACTTAAAACCCTAGTTCCCGAAGAAGGCAAGGGCGTTCTTGAGTGACCACCCTTTATTATTTAGAATGGAATATTAATATATGATTGTTGgaggttagaaaaaaaaaaaaaaaaaaaagaggatagaACTCATTTCTCCTAAAATTGTAATTGGGCCATCAGATATGACAACAATTTGCACACATGCAGACACATTGCACCTATATGGCATAGGAACCGCACATCTATGTGCAATGTTGTGTAATGTTCAAACCTTAAAATAAGAATATTGGGTTCTGTATGTGCACCACGGTTGGATAAATCCAAACCATATATTAAGTTCGTCGATATGCTAAGGTCCTATAGAATAATTCTAATAACTATAGTAAATTttgttaaacaaaaaaaaaaaaaagggtgtcaTCTAAGTGAAGTTTGGAGAACCTAAACTTAAAGATTGATAAACCAAATTCTCCATGCTTTCATATCTCTCGACATACCATTTTCTCAAAGCCATTAGTTCTTTCTCgaatttccttttcaaaatgtgtcCAGAGTTCTCAAAACCattagtgttttctcatatttcttttttcaaatcaTCTTTGATCCATATTTCTTTAGCATATCTCTCAACATACCACTTGTGAGGTATggaaaactcaaactcaatcctCACCATTTCTATGGCAACTTTAAACCAATGAGCAAACAACATATCTTCAAGGAACCTTTAACACAAGCAAACACACAAGCACATAAGCTAAACAAGCAAACACACAAGCACATAAgctaaagattaaaaaaaattaaattaaattaaattaaattaaagggCCCATTCAAAAGTCTTTCAGATTGGAAGAATCCCCTCCACCCTCCCTCCTTTTGttctttattcttttcttcttcttcatttgttcTTTATTTCGTGAGGTATTGTTCATAATTGCTCAGGTCCAAAACTACTCACAGAAAGAGTTAGCAGGATCTTGAGACCAAATGCATATGATATAAAGTATAAAGAGACCACCACTGACATTACATGATATATGATCTTACACTCCTAAACACAAACAACTCtcaaatagttttaggttacatGATCAAGAAACTGAAAAGAGCATAAAAACCATAGACAATATAAATGATTTAAGATCCAGAGTGTACCACATAGCAGAGGTACAACTGATCCATTCCATAAGACTCCAATTGCTGGAAATCTGCGGAATTTGAATAAGAGGAACGATTCATTTCCAACACCAACCATTCATCCAAACCCTATGAACAAACTAGGTACACAAAATTTGTCATTCAGATATGTTAGGTTCACTTTCACTTCAGTAATGTAACTTGCCTTGATTTATAAAGCGAAAGTATGAGTATGTATTTGGTCAGCATTCAGTCCACTTCGGTCATTTCGTAGAAGCCAGAAATTAGGGAACCAAGTTTTACAAGATCTTGTCTATAATAAAGTCAAAAAAAGGAAATTGCAGGTAAAGGTAACATACCAACAAATGATCcatgatctgaaattttacaCTCCCATCGCCAAATTCAGAATCCCTTATCAATAGACTGCAAGAGCATCTCTTCTTTTCTGGTATATAGGATTTTCCCATTAATTCCGCGGCTGCTGCAGTCAAATATGATTCTCAATTACGTGATCTGCTACAAAAAGCTCTTCCTAAATGTCAGGTGACTCAGTTGCCACATTTCTAATTCTCACTTCTTTGCTCGTTGAAGCCACTGTTGCCAGAGAGTTTTTTGCATTTTGGCCCACCAATCCAACCTAAGAGATGAGGAGTGAGTGAGAGAAGAGTCCTGTTACCATTAGCATCAAAAGACATCTATATTATGCAGCATTAGTTGATTGGATGCCACATATGCCAATTAGCACATCCAAATGAATTGATTAGATTATACCTTTTAAAATCCAACAACAGAGTGAGGGAGGCATCGCAGCAGAAACACCAATGTGCACATCTGTGAGATTGGGGCTATAACTATTGGAGCTCAACAATGTCATGCCCTCCACCAAGAGCTAGGCTGGTCTGCTCATTATGTGCAGGGCTCAACAATGTCTTACACTTTCCGAAGAGCTACTCTAGTCTGCTAATAAATATAGGTTCCTGGTGAGTTTCTTTCTTACCTAAAATTGGAGACCGGTTGGATTTTTTTCCtcccaaaataatacatgatgcacgTCAGGTATATGCTTAAATACATCGGATATTGTTTCAGGGTGGAAGTGATTGGAAAACCAAATCACATCTAATGCAGTTCCAGTTCTCCACACCACCACATGTGCTTGCCAGAATGGATTAAATCATCAACAAAGGTGCAGAAAATTTCagtaaaaaggaagaagaattcGGAGATTGATCTAAATTCAAACAGTTTTCAATTGAAAGAGGAAAAATGTGGGATTGATTCTATTGTACATTTCCTTACAATTCCTCAATCGAATCTCTTGATAAAAATCCTTTCTGAATATCTTAACTGATGAACGATCTGTACCTGTAacatcaaaagaagaaaaataaaatagggATTTTAGATTTTCTACAAATGAAATCAATGacagcaaataaataaataaataataaaataaaacaccTTAAATtggggggagggagagagagattgatgaCAGCAACTGATAGAGACGATCGATCTTCAAATTTCAACAAAACACTAGTTCCGTGGAGGAGGATCTGAAGCAGCAATAGATCGATCGCTTCTCAGATCTCAATAGAAAACCAGCTGAGAGAGAGTGAGGACTCGAAGCAGAGATAGTAGCAATAGATCGATCGCTTTATACATTTGCATTGATGgctgaaatttttgaaaatttctaaacagTGTGCCCTACCTAATGGAAAGGTCTGATCTCACATGTGTTTCAAATTGACACGTGACATACTTGCGTGACAATTCAAATGGTTCAAATCTTGGGCCATGGTATGGATGGAGCACATCCCTGGGCCATCAATCCCTTGCAGTCCAATTGATGACGATGAAACTATGAGATTAGTAGGATGGTACACCACGGTGGGTCAGATAGATGAATGATCTAGATCActgaaaggtgggacccacctatagaGAATGTTGGCACGAGTGAAAACCATGAAAATGTGGGCCCATGAATGGTTGCTAGGACGTGTGAGCCTTGCCACTATGGTCTATTTTTgtgatatccaatccgtccatcagatcaGCCACTGTTAAGATGTTTAGATTGTGATTTTACtcgaaaatcgtcatttaggaacggttttaaaccgttcctaaatgttTCAGGAACAGTTTAAAACCGTTACTAAATCACGCGTCCAAAAAAAAACAGGGACagttttgggtaccgtttcaaatGTTAGAAACAAAATGTTagggaacggttttaaaccgttctagtgccTACGGTCACATTTTAGGAATGAGATTTTAGGAAAGGGTTTAAACCGTTCTTAATGTTGCCAATGGTCaaattttatcttaaaattttaggAACAATTTCAAACCCTGATAAACACAAAATTTAGGGTCAATGGAAATAAATTAACATAAGTTTATTGCATTCCATCAAAATAGagattaatccaaagaaaaacataagAAGCATAGACGTATGCTCGTCTTAAGACTGCAACCAAGttcatttttctaaaaatatctAGAATGTTGAGTAACAAAGCATCAATGTACTGGAGGGGGATCCGTTTCTGTAGCATCATTCAGATCGACAGTTCAATGAAAAGCGATTGCCGATCGGGAGGTATTCTTCTGCTGCTGCCAAGTCCATGCAAATGGAAAACCCCAAATCGATGCTTGCAATTGAAAGTACAAGGTCTCTAACAAGCAACAACAGAAGTCATTTCTTGACACCTGCATATTTTAAGAAATAATGGATTAGAAAGAAATTAATGCTTGACAAAGCCAGTTAGAAGTCCACAATTCTGATTAGCCAATGTTCTCACAATGTCAGTTGGTAAATTATATCTTTTACAATATATTTCAATATTTAAGGGAGAAAATACCTACATTTTTCAAGGACTAGATCCGGAAGATATCCATAGCCAAATAATGCTTGACAAAGCCAATTCAGAAGTCTACATGGTTCTAGTAAATCTTTTCGCCATTTAGAGGTTCCTAATAGCCAAACCGTTAAATTTTGTTTGTGATACATGGTTTGCACTTTAcataatgaaatttgttttacaaATTTGTAGGGCAAAACTTGAGTCATGGATGAGAATTGAGATGCCTTTCACATTGGGGAAATCATACAACATTGGATTCCCGGTGCAGCAACATTCTAAAGCCTTGCTAAAATCATACAGCAATAATGGGCATGCTGaggtaattttaaaaaataaaaattaaaaacataatAGATAAGGATACATTCGGTGGCAAAATAATGATaattgaaaagggaatattggaAGTTAAATAGCAAAGCCAGAGATAACAAGCATTAACAGCTTTACCCAAGGCAAACCATAGCCTATTACTCAGCTATAAATACTTTCAGCATAAAATGGCATTacccatcacacacacacacacacacacacacacacacacacacacacacacacaaaagttaAAGCAAAAGAAGCCTAACAATGCAAGGAAGTTGCAGAGACCAAAATGCCAAATGAAATGTTACATCAAGATACCCAAAACACATAATCCACATTCTCTATTTGAAGAAGAGACTGTCATATATGTCATTCATTACAAGGAAAAACTGCTCAGGCAACTATAGCACAGAAGCTCCATTCCCCAAAATGCTATGGTATCTGATTGTCCTTTCAAGTCTTCAACAGCTTGTAGCTTGGCCTTTGTTTTCAGCAGTTCAGCTTGTAATGCCTCTATAGTATGTTTTGCCTCATTATCAACAGCCAATGTATTCACCATTCGCAAAACCTTTGTATTTGCAGCAGAATAGTCACCGTGCCCCAGCTGCAGAAAGCAAAGCATGTTAAAAGATGTCGAGTGTTGACTGGTATAAACCAGTGTGAGTGCTCATAGTCAAAAGTACATTGATATGCAAGGGTGATAACCAAAACATATTCAGAACTACATTGATCTGCAAGGGTTGGCACTTTTTTTCTAATGAGTACCCAAATGTAGATCTAATGAGTACCCAAATGCAGATCGGATTGAATTGCAACAACTAGAATGATATTActgaattttcaaaattcaatTCACCTGTGTATTTAGTACCCAAGTTTCAGAATGCTAAAATGTTCCTACTTACCTTGGCTGTCCAACATTTGCCTTCTCCATTGTGGATGGCGCCAATCAATGCAATGTAGTTCCAGTTCTTGATGTTGTACGGGCCATCATGGATCTCAACTTCGATAGTTTAGCCTTATCCAAATCTTCTtcacagaaaaaaagaaaaagaggcagAGTTAGTGAGTTGTTTGGGAAAGCAGATACTTTCACAGATGCAGTTGGCTGATGAGATACCACAGATTGAGGAATCTATTAAGGTAGAGTTACTGAGCTGTTAGGGAAAGCAGAGATTTTCATttgcaattatatatataatcaattgcTTGGATTCAAGCTTCAGGGTTAGTTTTCAGGTTTGTTTCTAAATTCTTTTACAATGCAATTCTTGAGATTCCAGAAAAGGCCACCTAAGACCTATCACTTGCCGTGAAAGAGAAAAAGCCCTCAATTCATTTTCAAAAATGCAACAAACCCAGTACATCATGAAAAACATATTACACATAAGACAAAAAAACAGAACATATGAACAACAAAACTAAAATACACCTAGATGGGAATGCCAAAATTTacttggtttaatttgaattatgaatGCCACAACCATCAAGAAACAAAACCTAGATGGGAAAAGCAAACAAATGCATTTGGGAAATTTCCAAAACTAGCAAAAACAAGATCAAGATTGCGTCATCAGACCTCGCTCAACTATCTGAACCCAATGCATTGTATATATCAGTGAGATCAAGATTGATAACATGAGATGCAAGCAACAAAAAAGATAAACAAAATGAGTAGCTATTGCAAAAAAAACTCAAGGGTCCAAGTCCATCCACTTCAAAATATATACCTTCTACACCTACATCAGCTTGCTGGTGTATTGCAGTCCTGGTGCTAGTTTCACCATGGCCCTTGCAATGGAAAAATAGTCTAAATAAGTTTTTTCCCAAAGAATGACACTAATCAcaagaagaaaattaaaaagttgaattTTATTACCAAGCCTCACATTCATTACTTCGTCCATTCAAGATGGGACATGAGTGGTAGAACAGATGGATTATCTAGTCCATCAAAAAATAGTTTAGATAAGTTTTTCCCAAAAAATGCAAATAAGAAAGGAAGACATTCTTGTACCTGTGTCATTACATCATCCATTACCAACATTTGTATCTTACTCAACAATTCAACAATGTACATGTACAAAAACAGGAGACAATGTCTGGTTAAAGGCATGACTTGTTagtgaaattaaaaaaataaaataaaaatgaaaaggtAAAACAATATTGTTGAGAGCAAGTGTATAGAAATATAGTTA
This window contains:
- the LOC131236006 gene encoding protein CHROMATIN REMODELING 5-like, which gives rise to MKKKKRIKNKRREAYVLALLHFLDPKKFKNKGDFVEKYKNLSSFNDIELANLHKELRPHILRRVIKDVEKSLPLKIEHILWVEISPLQKQYYKWILERNFHNLNKGVRGNQLDIVSHPKDGPKVTDGIALAIIQSIHKGLIIEILYRCFHFHLIRYIDILFLVSSFSFMLLCIIFSYPI